The following proteins are co-located in the Labrys monachus genome:
- a CDS encoding MdtA/MuxA family multidrug efflux RND transporter periplasmic adaptor subunit: MAIAVAAVIVWREPWKQGVPGGPLGQSVPSVGVATTASGDVPIWLPSLGTVTSLATVTVKSQISGYLTAIRFHEGDMVKKGDLLAQVDQRPYEALLAQYQGQLEKDQALLDNARLDFQRYQRLIKQDSTSKQTVDTAEATVREYEGTVRADQAQIDTERINIAYCRIVSTVDGRAGLRQVDVGNYVTASDTAGIVVVAQTTPISVVFTLPEDNIRPLMKRLQAGAKLGVVAYDRASTEKLAEGVLDAVDSEIDTTTGTVKLRALFPNADGGLFPNQFVNVTLLLDTLRNAVVVPNRAVQTGTPGTFVYRLNGDDTVSLRKIATGPSANGMTAVVSGLSPGDRVVVDGIDNLSDGAKVNIPAPAAAAPGSETVGTKPAAP; the protein is encoded by the coding sequence TTGGCCATCGCGGTCGCCGCCGTCATCGTCTGGCGTGAACCGTGGAAGCAAGGTGTCCCTGGCGGTCCATTGGGCCAATCGGTGCCGTCGGTCGGGGTGGCGACCACCGCCAGCGGTGACGTCCCCATCTGGCTGCCCTCGCTCGGCACGGTCACCTCGCTCGCGACCGTAACGGTCAAATCGCAGATCAGCGGCTATCTGACGGCGATCCGTTTCCACGAAGGCGACATGGTCAAGAAGGGCGATCTTCTCGCCCAGGTGGACCAGCGGCCCTATGAGGCCCTGCTCGCCCAATATCAGGGTCAGCTCGAAAAGGACCAGGCGCTGCTCGACAATGCACGCCTCGACTTCCAGCGATATCAGCGCCTCATCAAGCAGGATTCCACCTCCAAGCAGACCGTGGACACCGCCGAGGCCACCGTGCGCGAATATGAGGGCACGGTGCGCGCCGATCAGGCCCAGATCGATACGGAGCGGATCAACATCGCCTATTGCCGCATCGTGTCGACAGTCGATGGGCGGGCCGGGCTGCGGCAGGTCGATGTCGGCAACTACGTCACTGCGTCCGACACCGCCGGCATCGTCGTCGTCGCGCAGACGACCCCGATCTCGGTGGTGTTCACCCTGCCGGAGGACAACATCCGGCCGCTCATGAAGCGCCTGCAGGCCGGCGCAAAACTGGGCGTCGTCGCCTATGACCGGGCGAGCACCGAGAAACTCGCCGAGGGCGTCCTCGACGCGGTCGACAGCGAGATCGACACGACCACCGGCACGGTCAAGCTGCGCGCGCTCTTCCCGAACGCTGACGGGGGGCTGTTTCCCAATCAGTTCGTCAACGTCACGCTGCTGCTGGACACGCTGCGGAATGCCGTCGTGGTGCCGAACCGGGCCGTCCAAACCGGCACGCCCGGTACCTTCGTGTATCGCCTGAACGGCGACGACACCGTTTCCCTGCGCAAGATCGCCACCGGACCCTCCGCGAACGGCATGACCGCGGTCGTGTCGGGGCTTTCGCCCGGCGACCGCGTGGTGGTGGATGGCATCGACAATCTGAGCGATGGCGCCAAAGTGAACATCCCGGCCCCCGCTGCCGCCGCGCCAGGCTCCGAAACGGTGGGCACGAAGCCGGCGGCGCCATGA
- a CDS encoding porin, protein MTIKSILLGFAAGLVSLGAASAADLPMAKSEAVEYVKVCSAFGPGFFYIPGTDTCLQISGQIRADYFYTEPSTRKSNVTTFRSQTRIRFDARTQTDYGILRSFLELQADTNSLGTTQNGTTGTNFLSVRRAYIQFGGLTAGYAWSPYSFYEQYYQAEFFAPYFGEHDRRELLSYTAQFGKFWGALSVEDPVSNRSTSTFGSATVNSVSDTLAYGGSSVPDVVGVIGYDDNKNWGRVQIMAASHESNPSTVGYDSKYGYAVGIGGNLNFPIMSGAYIAVEASYADGAMKYLNAGSADAYGNPLAPHDLALSKGWTVQGEAGLNITPALQAVLFGGYLNYDAPSIATAVSDNFNFYVIGGQVNYTMVKGFIVGAEAWYQNKDPEGTSPNAHAIGAGIRIRRTF, encoded by the coding sequence ATGACAATCAAATCTATTCTTCTGGGCTTTGCCGCAGGTCTGGTGTCCTTGGGCGCCGCGTCGGCTGCCGACCTGCCGATGGCCAAGTCCGAAGCCGTGGAATATGTGAAAGTATGCTCGGCCTTCGGCCCGGGCTTCTTCTACATTCCCGGCACCGACACCTGCCTGCAGATCTCGGGCCAGATCCGCGCCGACTATTTCTACACCGAGCCGTCGACCCGGAAGAGCAACGTCACCACGTTCCGCTCGCAGACACGTATCCGCTTCGATGCCCGTACCCAGACCGACTACGGCATCCTGCGTTCGTTCCTGGAACTTCAGGCCGACACCAACTCCCTCGGCACGACTCAGAACGGCACCACCGGCACGAACTTCCTCAGTGTCCGCCGCGCCTATATCCAGTTCGGCGGCCTGACGGCCGGCTATGCGTGGTCGCCCTATTCCTTCTACGAGCAGTACTACCAGGCCGAGTTCTTCGCCCCCTATTTCGGCGAACATGACCGGCGGGAATTGCTGAGCTACACGGCCCAGTTCGGCAAGTTCTGGGGCGCCCTGTCGGTCGAAGATCCCGTCTCCAACCGTTCGACGAGCACCTTCGGCTCGGCGACCGTCAACTCCGTCAGCGACACGCTGGCCTATGGCGGCTCCTCGGTTCCCGATGTCGTCGGCGTCATCGGTTACGACGACAACAAGAACTGGGGCCGCGTCCAGATCATGGCCGCCTCGCATGAAAGCAACCCGTCGACCGTCGGCTATGACAGCAAATATGGCTATGCGGTCGGCATCGGCGGCAATTTGAACTTCCCGATCATGTCCGGCGCCTATATCGCAGTGGAAGCGAGCTATGCCGACGGCGCCATGAAGTACCTCAACGCCGGCAGCGCCGACGCCTATGGCAATCCGCTCGCGCCGCATGACCTCGCCCTCTCCAAGGGCTGGACCGTCCAGGGCGAAGCCGGCCTGAACATCACCCCGGCCCTGCAGGCGGTGCTCTTCGGCGGCTACCTGAACTACGATGCGCCGTCGATCGCCACCGCGGTCAGCGACAACTTCAACTTCTACGTCATCGGCGGCCAGGTGAACTACACCATGGTCAAGGGCTTCATCGTCGGTGCCGAAGCCTGGTACCAGAACAAGGATCCGGAAGGCACGAGCCCGAATGCCCACGCGATCGGCGCCGGCATCCGCATCCGCCGCACCTTCTGA
- a CDS encoding efflux RND transporter permease subunit — MNISALFVRRPIATILLTLALAVSGIMAFGQLPVAPLPAVDFPTLMVQAQMAGASPQTMAATVAAPLERRLGQIADVSEMTSQSSVGSTQINLQFGLDRNIEGASRDVEAAINAARADLPSTLKSNPTYRKFNPADAPILILALTSDTLTQGELYDTAATVLEQRLLQVDGIGNVQLGGSSLPAVRVELNPGALFKYGIGLEDVRAALSAANANSAKGTVEDGARRYQLYANDQALHAGDYRDLVIAWRNSRPVFLRDVAEVVDSVESLRNQGSINGKSAVLLMLFKQPGGNIVDIVDRVGAVLPQLQAALPGGVKMTLTGNRSNTIRASLAHTEQTLVISVVLVVLVVLFFLRDLRATLIPAVTVPVSILGTFGVMQLCGYSLDNLSLMALTIATGFVVDDTIVVLENVARHREAGVPRLEAALRGVGEVSFTVISMSVSLVAVFLPILLLGGIVGRLFQEFAVVLSIAIGVSLVLALTTTPMMCALFLGEGKPRRPGRVARAVGTAIDGLLHLYDRSLRRALAHPFLVLMTVFGTIALNVVLYAVVPKSLFPQQDGGLMMGGITADQSISFQAMEKKLAQAQAIVQADPAVQTVTGFTGGRGTNQAQVFVTLKPLDERTASAFQVMARLRGKLAAIPGAQLMMFPMQDLFVGGRMSFAQYQYTLQADNVAQLMQWSDKLTAALKRSPALADVSSDQQTGGLETKVVIDRATAYRYGITPDIIDATLYDAFGEREASTIYEAQNQYHVIMELAPRYLEDPESLKLIYVSTSGESSSGTASTNAVSGTVTSTSDSSSSTTSGASSASNQATNSIATSSGSSVSSGAAVSTSASSMIPLAAFASLRAANTPVQVNHQGQAAATTISFNLAPGHKLADAVAAIDGATRDMPTSIHGGFAGTAGASQSVVATMPILIGAALLAVYAVLGILYESYVHPVTILSTLPSAGIGAVLALLIADIDFTVIALIGVFLLIGIVKKNAIMMVDFALEAERSEGLSPAEAIHQACLKRFRPILMTTFAALFGAVPLVLDQGMGAELRRPLGIAIIGGLIVSQLLTLYTTPVVYLYLDRFRRRALAIWRRVVPGPAVAGPAQ; from the coding sequence GTGAACATCAGCGCGCTCTTCGTCCGGCGGCCGATCGCCACGATCCTCCTGACGCTGGCCCTTGCCGTCTCGGGCATCATGGCCTTCGGCCAGCTCCCGGTTGCGCCCCTGCCGGCGGTGGATTTCCCCACTCTCATGGTTCAGGCCCAGATGGCCGGAGCAAGCCCGCAGACCATGGCGGCGACCGTGGCCGCTCCCCTGGAGCGGCGCCTCGGCCAGATTGCCGATGTCTCCGAGATGACGTCGCAAAGCAGCGTCGGTTCGACGCAGATCAACCTGCAGTTCGGTCTCGACCGCAACATCGAGGGCGCCTCGCGCGACGTGGAAGCGGCGATCAACGCCGCGCGGGCCGACCTGCCGAGCACCCTCAAGAGCAACCCGACCTATCGCAAGTTCAATCCGGCCGATGCGCCGATCCTGATCCTGGCCCTGACCTCGGATACTCTGACCCAGGGGGAGCTCTACGACACCGCCGCCACCGTGCTGGAGCAGCGGCTCCTGCAGGTCGACGGGATCGGCAATGTCCAACTCGGCGGCAGTTCGCTGCCGGCCGTCCGCGTCGAGCTCAACCCCGGTGCCTTGTTCAAATACGGCATCGGCCTCGAAGACGTGCGCGCCGCGCTCTCGGCCGCCAACGCCAACAGCGCCAAGGGCACGGTCGAGGACGGCGCCCGACGCTATCAGCTCTATGCCAACGACCAGGCGCTTCACGCCGGCGACTACCGCGACCTCGTCATCGCCTGGCGCAACAGCCGGCCCGTGTTCCTGCGGGACGTGGCGGAGGTGGTCGATTCCGTCGAGAGCCTGCGCAACCAGGGTTCCATCAATGGCAAGTCCGCAGTGTTGCTGATGCTCTTCAAGCAGCCGGGCGGCAATATCGTCGACATCGTCGACCGTGTGGGAGCGGTGCTGCCGCAGCTCCAGGCGGCGCTGCCCGGCGGCGTCAAGATGACGCTCACGGGCAACCGCAGCAACACGATCCGCGCCTCCCTGGCCCATACCGAGCAAACCCTCGTGATCTCGGTGGTCCTGGTCGTGCTGGTGGTTCTCTTCTTCCTGCGCGACCTGCGAGCGACCCTGATTCCCGCCGTGACCGTGCCGGTCTCCATCCTCGGCACTTTCGGCGTGATGCAGCTCTGCGGCTATAGTCTCGACAACCTCTCTTTGATGGCGCTGACCATTGCCACCGGCTTCGTCGTCGACGATACGATCGTCGTGCTGGAGAACGTCGCACGTCACCGGGAGGCGGGCGTCCCGCGCCTCGAGGCGGCGCTACGCGGCGTCGGCGAGGTGAGCTTCACGGTCATCTCGATGAGCGTCTCCCTGGTCGCCGTCTTCCTGCCGATCCTTCTTCTCGGCGGTATCGTCGGCAGGCTGTTCCAGGAGTTTGCGGTCGTGCTGTCGATCGCGATCGGCGTCTCGCTCGTGCTCGCCCTCACCACGACCCCGATGATGTGCGCCCTGTTCCTGGGAGAGGGAAAGCCCCGCCGGCCCGGGCGGGTGGCGAGGGCGGTCGGCACGGCGATCGACGGATTGCTCCACCTTTACGATCGCTCTCTGCGGCGCGCGCTGGCGCATCCGTTCCTCGTGCTCATGACGGTGTTCGGCACGATCGCGCTCAACGTCGTCCTGTACGCGGTCGTCCCCAAGAGCCTGTTTCCGCAACAGGATGGCGGCCTGATGATGGGCGGGATCACGGCCGATCAAAGCATCTCCTTCCAGGCGATGGAAAAGAAGCTCGCCCAGGCGCAAGCCATCGTCCAGGCGGATCCCGCCGTGCAGACCGTGACGGGCTTCACCGGCGGCCGGGGCACCAACCAGGCGCAGGTCTTCGTCACGCTGAAGCCGCTCGATGAGCGCACCGCCTCCGCCTTCCAGGTCATGGCCCGGCTGCGCGGGAAGCTCGCCGCGATCCCCGGCGCCCAATTGATGATGTTCCCGATGCAGGACCTCTTCGTCGGCGGCCGCATGAGCTTCGCGCAATACCAGTACACATTGCAGGCCGACAATGTCGCGCAGCTGATGCAATGGTCCGACAAACTTACAGCCGCATTGAAACGAAGCCCGGCTTTGGCGGATGTCTCGTCCGACCAGCAGACGGGCGGGCTCGAGACCAAGGTTGTGATCGATCGGGCGACGGCCTATCGGTACGGCATCACGCCGGACATCATCGATGCGACGCTCTATGACGCGTTCGGCGAACGGGAGGCCTCGACCATATACGAGGCTCAGAACCAGTATCATGTCATCATGGAGCTGGCCCCGCGCTATCTCGAGGATCCGGAGTCGCTCAAACTCATCTATGTCAGCACCTCCGGCGAATCGTCCAGCGGCACAGCGTCGACCAACGCCGTGTCGGGCACGGTGACGAGCACATCCGACAGCTCGTCTTCGACGACTTCAGGCGCTTCGTCGGCCAGCAACCAGGCAACCAATTCCATCGCCACGTCGAGCGGCAGCAGCGTGTCGAGCGGGGCAGCCGTCTCCACCAGCGCCTCGAGCATGATCCCGCTCGCCGCTTTCGCGAGCTTGAGGGCCGCAAACACGCCTGTTCAGGTCAATCATCAGGGCCAGGCCGCCGCGACGACCATCTCCTTCAACCTGGCGCCGGGGCACAAGCTCGCCGATGCCGTAGCAGCGATCGACGGAGCGACGCGCGACATGCCAACTTCCATACACGGCGGCTTCGCGGGGACCGCCGGCGCATCACAGTCCGTCGTCGCCACCATGCCGATCCTGATCGGGGCGGCGCTGCTCGCCGTCTATGCCGTCCTCGGTATCCTCTATGAGAGCTATGTCCACCCGGTTACGATCCTGTCGACCCTGCCTTCGGCCGGGATCGGTGCCGTGCTCGCGCTGCTCATCGCCGATATCGACTTCACGGTCATCGCCCTGATCGGCGTCTTCCTGCTGATCGGCATCGTCAAGAAGAATGCCATCATGATGGTGGATTTCGCGCTCGAGGCGGAACGCTCGGAAGGCCTGTCGCCCGCCGAGGCGATCCACCAGGCCTGCCTGAAGCGGTTCCGCCCGATCCTGATGACGACCTTTGCCGCCCTGTTCGGCGCCGTGCCGCTCGTCCTGGATCAGGGCATGGGCGCCGAGTTGCGCCGGCCGCTCGGCATCGCCATCATCGGCGGCCTGATCGTCAGCCAGCTGCTGACGCTCTATACGACGCCCGTCGTCTACCTCTATCTCGATCGCTTTCGCCGCCGAGCGCTCGCGATCTGGCGCCGTGTCGTTCCCGGACCGGCTGTTGCGGGGCCTGCGCAATGA
- a CDS encoding fumarate hydratase, whose product MPADSLSASAYPHVPLFPLGPDETPYRKLTGEGVKVETVGGREILSVDGEAMRLLAEQAFADINHLLRPGHLQQLRNILEDAEATDNDRFVAYDLLKNANIAAGGVLPMCQDTGTAIVMGKKGRRVWTEGEDEGAIAQGIRDAYEKKNLRYSQLAPLSMFEEKNTKTNLPAQIDISAEGEDAYKFLFVAKGGGSANKTFLYQATPSILSKDRLIAFLKEKILTLGTAACPPYHLAVVIGGTSAELTLKAVKLASARYLDTLPTQGSESGHAFRDLEMEREVHKLTQSLGVGAQFGGKYFCHDVRVIRLPRHGASLPIGLGVSCSADRQALGKITREGVFLEELEHNPARFLPEIDESRLGGPVVRIDLNQPMPQILESLSRHPIKTRVSLTGPVIVARDLAHAKLRERLEAGGGLPDYMKNHPVYYAGPAKTPAGYASGSFGPTTAGRMDGYVDAFQAAGGSMIMLAKGNRSAQVREACAKHGGFYLGSIGGPAARLAQDCIRKVEVLEYPELGMEAVWRIEVEDFPAFIVIDDKGNDFFKELNLG is encoded by the coding sequence ATGCCCGCCGATTCCCTTTCCGCCTCCGCCTATCCGCATGTGCCGCTGTTTCCGCTGGGGCCGGACGAGACGCCCTATCGCAAGCTGACGGGGGAGGGGGTGAAGGTGGAGACCGTCGGCGGGCGGGAGATCCTTTCCGTCGACGGCGAGGCGATGCGGCTGCTGGCCGAGCAGGCCTTCGCCGACATCAACCATCTCCTGCGCCCGGGCCACCTGCAGCAGCTGCGCAACATCCTCGAGGATGCGGAAGCCACCGACAACGACCGCTTCGTCGCCTATGATCTCCTCAAGAACGCCAACATCGCCGCCGGCGGCGTGCTGCCGATGTGCCAGGACACCGGCACGGCGATCGTGATGGGCAAGAAGGGCCGCAGGGTCTGGACCGAGGGCGAGGACGAAGGCGCCATCGCCCAGGGCATCCGCGACGCTTACGAGAAGAAGAACCTGCGCTATTCCCAGCTCGCGCCGCTCTCGATGTTCGAGGAGAAGAACACCAAGACCAACCTGCCGGCGCAGATCGACATCTCGGCGGAAGGGGAGGACGCCTACAAGTTCCTGTTCGTCGCCAAGGGCGGCGGCTCGGCCAACAAGACCTTCCTCTACCAGGCGACGCCGTCGATCCTGTCGAAGGACCGGCTGATCGCCTTCCTGAAGGAGAAGATCCTCACGCTGGGAACCGCGGCCTGTCCGCCCTACCACCTCGCGGTGGTGATCGGCGGAACCTCGGCGGAACTGACGCTGAAGGCGGTGAAGCTCGCCTCGGCCCGCTATCTCGACACGCTGCCGACGCAGGGCTCCGAGAGCGGCCACGCCTTCCGCGACCTGGAGATGGAGCGCGAGGTGCACAAGCTCACCCAGTCGCTCGGCGTCGGCGCCCAGTTCGGCGGCAAGTATTTCTGCCACGACGTCCGGGTGATCCGGCTGCCGCGCCACGGCGCCAGCCTGCCGATCGGGCTTGGCGTGTCCTGCTCCGCCGACAGGCAGGCCCTCGGCAAGATCACCCGCGAGGGCGTCTTCCTCGAGGAATTGGAGCACAATCCCGCCCGTTTCCTGCCCGAGATCGACGAGAGCCGGCTCGGCGGACCGGTGGTGCGCATCGACCTCAACCAGCCGATGCCGCAGATCCTCGAATCGCTGTCGCGCCACCCGATCAAGACCCGGGTGTCCCTCACCGGTCCGGTGATCGTGGCGCGCGACCTCGCCCACGCCAAGCTGCGCGAGCGGCTCGAAGCGGGCGGGGGGCTGCCCGACTACATGAAGAATCATCCGGTCTATTATGCCGGCCCGGCCAAGACCCCGGCCGGCTACGCCTCGGGCTCGTTCGGGCCGACCACCGCTGGGCGCATGGACGGCTATGTCGATGCCTTCCAGGCCGCCGGCGGCTCGATGATCATGCTCGCCAAGGGCAACCGCTCGGCCCAGGTCCGCGAGGCCTGCGCCAAGCATGGCGGTTTCTATCTCGGTTCGATCGGCGGGCCTGCCGCGCGCCTCGCGCAGGACTGCATCCGAAAGGTCGAGGTCCTCGAATATCCCGAGCTCGGCATGGAGGCGGTGTGGCGCATCGAGGTCGAGGATTTCCCCGCCTTCATCGTCATCGATGACAAGGGCAACGACTTCTTCAAGGAACTCAATCTGGGCTAA
- a CDS encoding efflux RND transporter permease subunit produces MNPSRLFILRPVATTLLMAALLVVGFFAWRTLPLSALPSVEYATIQVQTFYPGASPEVMTSAVTAPLEKQLGQMAGLRQMSSRSSGGASVITLQFDLAVSLDVAEQEVQAAINAANSLLPSDLPAPPVYAKVNPADTAILTLAMTSPTLPLTEVQTLANTRLAQKISQLSGVGLVTLSGGQKPAIRVRANIRAMAAYGLNIDDLRTTLDNINVNTPKGTLDGPHQSYTIDANDQIEDPADYLGTVIAYKDGRPVLLSDVAQVVRAPEDVQLSAWMNTTPAVILSVQRQPGANVIEVVDSIKASLSQWTADLPPTVKVSVLTDRTVTIQASVEDVEFELALAVGLVVMVIFLFLRNLRATLIPSLSVPLSLVGTFAAMYLWGFSLDNLSLMALTIATGFVVDDAIVVIENISRHIEAGLSPMEAALKGSREIGFTIISLTISLLAVLIPLLFMSDVIGRLFYEFAVTLAVTIVLSAVVSLTLVPMMCSRLLRAMPVEAPSPSRRTWFDRLLGGYDVALGVALDHQWITLAIAIGTVGVTVYLYLVVPEGFFPVQDTGVIQGITQASQSISFADMSARQVALADAVLKDPDVVSLSSYIGVDGTNTTLNAGRLQINLRAKSERSASASQIIRRLQKEVAGVTGITLYMQPVQDLTVDTEVSATQYQFILDNPSLDVLSTWTPKLVALLRQAPELADVADDLQDSGLTATVEVDRATAARFGITLATIDNALYDSFGQRIVSTIFTQSSQMRVILEADPKLNQGLAALDSIYLPSSTATNGEVPLSAIARIVVGHKPIQIKHLAQFPATTISFNLAEGASLGGAVAAVRKAQQAVGLPASFGLNFQGATEAFQSSLSNELYLVLAAVLVMYVVLGVLYESFIHPLTILSTLPSAGIGALLAMEVTGSDLDIIGVIAIILLIGIVKKNAIMMVDFAIVAERDEGLGAREAIHRACMLRFRPILMTTMSALISAVPLALGTGSGSELRQPLGIAMMGGLAVSQILTLFTTPAVYLALDLAAGRLGRRRGALKPQGRAE; encoded by the coding sequence ATGAACCCGTCGCGCCTCTTCATCCTGCGGCCGGTGGCGACGACGCTGCTGATGGCTGCGCTGCTGGTGGTGGGGTTTTTCGCTTGGCGCACGCTGCCGCTCTCGGCTCTGCCGAGCGTGGAATACGCGACCATCCAGGTGCAGACCTTCTATCCGGGCGCCAGCCCCGAAGTCATGACCTCGGCCGTCACGGCGCCGCTCGAGAAGCAGCTGGGCCAGATGGCGGGGCTGCGCCAGATGTCGTCGCGCTCGTCGGGCGGCGCCTCGGTGATCACGCTGCAATTCGACCTCGCCGTCTCCCTGGATGTCGCCGAGCAGGAAGTTCAGGCGGCCATCAACGCGGCCAACAGCCTGCTGCCCAGCGATCTTCCCGCTCCCCCCGTCTATGCCAAGGTGAACCCGGCCGACACCGCGATCCTGACGCTGGCCATGACCTCACCGACTCTGCCGCTGACCGAGGTCCAGACGCTAGCCAATACGAGGCTCGCGCAGAAGATTTCGCAGCTCTCGGGCGTCGGCCTGGTGACGTTGAGCGGCGGCCAGAAGCCTGCCATCCGGGTGCGCGCCAACATCCGGGCGATGGCCGCCTACGGGCTCAATATCGATGACCTGCGCACCACCCTCGACAACATCAACGTCAACACGCCGAAGGGCACTCTCGATGGCCCGCATCAATCCTACACGATCGATGCCAACGATCAGATCGAGGATCCCGCGGACTATCTCGGCACGGTCATCGCTTACAAGGATGGCCGTCCCGTGCTTCTCTCCGACGTCGCTCAAGTCGTGCGCGCACCCGAAGACGTCCAGCTCAGCGCCTGGATGAACACCACGCCGGCCGTCATCCTGAGCGTTCAGCGCCAGCCCGGCGCCAATGTCATAGAGGTCGTCGACAGCATCAAGGCGAGCCTGTCGCAATGGACGGCGGATCTGCCCCCTACCGTCAAGGTCAGCGTGCTGACGGACCGCACCGTCACCATCCAGGCTTCGGTCGAGGATGTCGAATTCGAGCTGGCGCTCGCGGTCGGTCTCGTCGTGATGGTGATCTTTCTGTTCCTGCGCAATCTGCGCGCGACGCTCATCCCGAGCCTGTCCGTACCGCTTTCCCTCGTCGGCACCTTCGCGGCGATGTATCTTTGGGGCTTCAGCCTCGACAATCTCTCCCTCATGGCGCTGACGATCGCCACCGGCTTCGTCGTCGACGACGCCATCGTCGTCATCGAGAACATCAGCCGGCACATCGAGGCCGGGCTCAGCCCGATGGAGGCCGCGCTCAAGGGCTCGCGGGAGATCGGCTTCACCATCATTTCGCTGACGATCTCGCTCCTTGCCGTGCTGATCCCGCTGCTGTTCATGAGCGATGTGATCGGTCGGCTCTTCTACGAATTCGCCGTCACTCTCGCCGTCACCATCGTGCTTTCCGCGGTGGTGTCGCTGACCCTCGTGCCGATGATGTGCTCGAGGCTGCTGCGCGCCATGCCCGTGGAAGCGCCGTCACCTTCACGGCGCACCTGGTTCGATCGCCTGCTGGGCGGCTATGATGTCGCTCTCGGCGTCGCGCTCGACCATCAATGGATCACGCTGGCGATCGCCATCGGGACGGTGGGCGTGACGGTCTATCTCTATCTCGTGGTGCCCGAGGGCTTCTTTCCCGTCCAGGATACCGGGGTCATCCAGGGCATCACCCAGGCGTCGCAATCGATCTCCTTCGCCGATATGAGCGCGCGCCAGGTCGCCCTCGCCGACGCCGTGCTCAAGGACCCCGATGTCGTCAGCCTGTCTTCCTACATCGGTGTCGACGGCACCAACACGACCCTCAATGCCGGCCGGCTGCAGATCAATCTTCGGGCCAAGAGCGAGCGAAGCGCCTCCGCCAGCCAGATCATCCGGCGGCTCCAGAAGGAAGTCGCCGGCGTCACCGGCATCACGCTCTACATGCAGCCTGTCCAGGACCTGACGGTCGATACCGAGGTCAGCGCGACCCAGTATCAGTTCATCCTCGACAATCCTTCGCTCGACGTGCTGAGCACCTGGACGCCGAAGCTGGTGGCGCTGCTGCGCCAGGCCCCCGAACTCGCGGATGTCGCAGACGACCTTCAGGACAGCGGCCTTACCGCGACTGTGGAGGTCGACCGGGCGACAGCGGCGCGCTTCGGCATCACGCTCGCGACCATCGACAACGCACTCTATGACAGTTTCGGACAGCGCATCGTCAGCACCATCTTCACCCAATCCAGCCAGATGCGCGTCATCCTGGAAGCCGACCCGAAGCTGAACCAGGGCCTTGCGGCGCTCGATTCGATCTATCTGCCGTCCTCGACCGCGACCAATGGCGAGGTGCCGCTCTCCGCCATTGCCCGCATCGTCGTCGGACACAAGCCGATCCAGATCAAGCACCTCGCGCAATTCCCGGCGACCACGATCTCCTTCAACCTTGCCGAGGGCGCCTCGCTCGGCGGTGCGGTGGCGGCCGTGAGGAAGGCTCAGCAGGCCGTCGGCCTGCCGGCCAGCTTCGGCCTGAACTTCCAAGGCGCGACGGAGGCTTTCCAATCGTCGCTGTCGAACGAGCTCTACCTCGTGCTGGCCGCCGTCCTCGTGATGTATGTCGTGCTCGGCGTACTCTATGAGAGTTTCATCCACCCCCTGACGATTCTCTCGACGCTGCCCTCCGCCGGTATCGGCGCCTTGCTGGCCATGGAAGTCACGGGGAGCGATCTCGATATCATCGGGGTCATCGCGATCATCCTCCTGATCGGCATCGTCAAGAAGAACGCGATCATGATGGTCGACTTCGCCATCGTCGCCGAGCGGGACGAGGGCCTCGGCGCGCGCGAGGCCATCCACCGGGCCTGCATGCTGCGCTTCCGGCCGATCCTGATGACCACGATGTCGGCGCTGATCTCCGCCGTGCCGCTCGCCTTGGGCACCGGCAGCGGTTCCGAGCTTCGCCAGCCGCTCGGCATCGCCATGATGGGCGGTCTGGCGGTCAGCCAGATCCTGACGCTGTTCACCACGCCGGCCGTCTATCTGGCCTTGGACCTTGCCGCCGGGCGGCTCGGCCGGCGGCGGGGCGCCCTCAAACCCCAGGGGAGGGCGGAGTGA